The sequence TCCAGTTCCTGGGCTTGAAGCTTGGAGGCGAGAATCGGCTCCAGCTCGCGGGCGGCGATCGCGAGCGTCTGCCGGGTTTCGTCCGTGTAGAGCGAGCGGTTGGCGGTAAAGACCGATAGACCGCCTTCGACGGCGGCGGAAAAGCGCGCCGAAAGCATGGCGAGCTTCCTCCTCTCCGCCGGCGCCTCGGCGCTCAGCAGCTCGGGGTTGAGCATATTCATCCGCGGCGACTCTTTATCCCGCGGCGGCACGAGATTTTCTTCCAGCAGGGTCTGCCGGGCAATTTCCAGCCACGCGGCCGGAACCCGCTCCGCAAAGTGGACTATCGTCATCGGCCCATTGGGCGCGCGCATCGAGAGCACGGCGATCTGATAATCGATGAGGGATTTAAAAAATTCGAAGAAATTGTTTAACACGGCGATGAGGTCGCTGGTCGAGCGGCCGGTCTCGCGGATGCGATTGCTGATGGTCGCCTCGAACAGAAGACGGTCCAGCAAATCGGTCAGGCGCGCGTGTGCGGTCTGGCGCGCGAACGGCACGGCGCCCTTGGAGACGGGCTTGTTCGTCGTCTTGCGCTTTTTCTCCGCCAGGAGTCGGGCGACCTCTTGTTCGAGTGGCCCCGTGCCGGTCCCTTTGAGTACGTAGCTGTCGGCGCCGGCCTCCTTGCCCCAAAAGCGGTGTTCCTGCTGGTCCAGGGTCGTAAGCAATATGATGGGCAGGTCCTCCGTCGCGGAGTCGTTCTTCAAGAGCCGGCAGACCTGATAGCCGGTCAGCTCGGGCATCACGATGTCCGAGACGAGGAGATCCGGGCTCTCGCTTTGAACGAGGTGAAATGCCTCCAGGCCGTTGCTCCCCTGCACCACCTGGTAGCCCCGGCGCTCGAGGGCCAAGGCGATCGTGCTGCGCTGCGTACGGCTGTCGTCGACGACCACTATTTTTGCGGCCATGCGGTTTTTCCCTCCTCTCTCAGGAAGGCTGCCTGGATGATCTCGTCGGCGATCTTTTCCAGGGGACTGACGATTTCCGCTGCGCCGGTGATCATGGCTTCCCGCGGCATGCCGAAGACGAGCGAGCTGGCCTCGTCCTGAACGATCGTCCGCCCCCCGGCGGCGCGGATCTTTTTCAATCCTTGAGCCCCGTCTTTTCCCATCCCGGTCAACAAGACGCCGATCGCCTCCGCGCCGTAGATTTGCGCCGCCGATTCCATAAGGCGATCCACGGAGGGGCGATGTC comes from Candidatus Binatia bacterium and encodes:
- a CDS encoding hybrid sensor histidine kinase/response regulator, coding for MAAKIVVVDDSRTQRSTIALALERRGYQVVQGSNGLEAFHLVQSESPDLLVSDIVMPELTGYQVCRLLKNDSATEDLPIILLTTLDQQEHRFWGKEAGADSYVLKGTGTGPLEQEVARLLAEKKRKTTNKPVSKGAVPFARQTAHARLTDLLDRLLFEATISNRIRETGRSTSDLIAVLNNFFEFFKSLIDYQIAVLSMRAPNGPMTIVHFAERVPAAWLEIARQTLLEENLVPPRDKESPRMNMLNPELLSAEAPAERRKLAMLSARFSAAVEGGLSVFTANRSLYTDETRQTLAIAARELEPILASKLQAQELEKLKADFTAMIVHDLRAPLTAIMSSAAIVEDGLVGPVTNDQKTWLFKISASSRNLLNLINDFLDLSKIEAGRLELIKEEVDVERLIRASLDDYVILAREKKISLTGRTEPPLSRVNADPARLGQVFTNLISNAIKFTREGGTIEVGAAQKNEGETTIWVKDSGAGIPAHEMGDLFEKYRQTQSGKTSKHKGTGLGLAICKMIVESHGGRIWAESQEGKGATFFFSLPK